TCCCTGGCCCAGGAATAGCTGACCAACCATCCACCGTCGGAAAGCAATTCGAGCAGCCGCGCCACCCCCGGACCACCGACGGCTTCCGCTGCCAGCGCCACTCGCGCGTCGCCGATCACTGCTCGAACATCGCCGACCGCGTCGGGGTCGTCGACGTGGACGACGTCGGCCCCGGCCTCTGTGAGCTCGGCGAACGTTGCGTCGTTGCGGACCAGGTTGATCGTCTTCAGTCCACGAAGTCTGGCCAGCGCGATCAATGACCGTCCCACACCGGAGTTCGCGGCGTTCTGAACCACCCAGTCACCGGGCTGCAGGGGGGTGCATTCACTGAGCATCAACCCTGCCGTCGGGGGGTTGCTGCCCAGCATCGAGTACTGCTCGATGCTGCCGCCGGCGGGGAGTGCGAACAGGCCTTCGGCGGGCACGACGAGCCGCTCACGCCACGCACCGGCATACAGGGGTATCACGACCAGATCGCCGACTTGAAGTCCATCGACCTCGGCGCCAGTGGCAAGCACGCGGGCGACCCCCTCTGCGCCTGGTACGTGGGGCAGGGGCGGTCGCGCCAGCATGCCGGTGACAACCAGCAGGTCATGTTTGTTCAACGGCGAGACCTCGACGCCCAACAGAACCTCATGCGGACCCGGTGGCGGCGGCTCCTCGATGTCGACGACGCGGAGCACCTGCGCGGGATCGCCGAACTGTTCAATCTGGATGGCGCGCATATTAATTCCTCTCCATCGAAGGTAGGGCCGCTGTGTGAGCGGCCGCCTACCGAGGGCTATTGATCAGCGGCTCCTACCCCTAGTTGCACGGCTGCTCATGGAGCGAACCGTCGAAACCGGGTCATATCAGCAGAGGTGTTGTGCTGCACTCGATCTCAGAACTATCCGCACCCACCCGCAAACCCGGACTTAGCTAATGCGGCGCGCTTGATGTTGTTGGACGGTGCGCGAGTTCCTGGAGAGGCGCGCGCAGAGGGCACCCGCACGACTGAGTATGCGAGTCGCGACCCGAATACTGGACCTGTGCTCGTATAGGCGACTGGACACCCTGATACTCGTCGGCCCGTACGTGAGTGGGTGCGGTTCCAGCCCGCGAGTCCTGGTTGCAGTGTTGTACGCGCCTGACCATTCACTGTCTACTCCCAATTGAGTGGTAACGAAGTCAGTGCTTAGGATCCGGCTGCCTCGACGCCATCCTGACTCCTCGCTTTTGGGAGTTACCAGTGCCTTGATCGTCCGCCCAGGACTCGAGAATCGTCAAGTGAGGTTTCTCCCCCGGATGGTGAAGATCCTTCCAGCGGGATCAACGATCTCGGCTACCCGACATGCTGCTGATTCGCGGGCAACGGTTGCTCGCTGGTGTGAAGTGGTCCGCCGTGAACGGTCGCGTGGTCGACGAACGGTGCACGCAGGGTCGGCCACAGGTGCTTGCGGTTGACGATGAGGGCCACGGCCGCGATCGCGGCGTAGACGCCACAGAGGATGAGTCGGCCGTGGGTCGAGGTGATCGGGAACTGGACCAGGAACAGGGCCATCAGCGCCCAGGCGGAGTAACGGCCGAACCGCAGCGCGAGGATCAGCGCGACACCCATCATGGTCTGGGTGGCTGTCAACAGCACCTCCTCGACCTGCCGTCCGTCGAGGGCGAGGGACGCCCCGCCGCCACCGGCCATGTAGGCGATCGGGAGTGAGCCGACCAGCAGGGTCCACTGGTTGACCTTCGACGAGACCAGCGTGGCGATCGCGGCGGTGCCCTTGCCGCGAGTGGCGAAGATGATCGCGATGATGAACTCCGGGGCCTCGGAGGCGAGCGGGGCGAGCCACTGCACCAGCAGGAACCGGTCGATGGCCAGTTCGGTGCCGGCGTCGATGAGGCTGTTCGCGAACGGTTCCGCGCAGGCGAGGATCACCCCGGCCGCCATCACGAACAGTGCAATCACGGTGGTGCGGCGGGCATGATCGGGCATCTCACCGATCGCGGCGGCGGTCCCGATCAGGTCCGGTTCCTCGACATCGCCACGGGTGAGCTTGTAGAGGTAGAACCCGAACCAGGCCAGTAGCGCGACACCGAGGACGAGGTGGATGTGCCCGGTCGCGGGGATGACGAACGCGATGACGCCCGCGATCAGCAGGAAGCCGAGTTCGACACGGTTGCTGGGCTCGAGGGCGAGGGAAGTCGCCTTCTTGCCGGTGACCTTCTTCGCGACGGCGAGACTGACCAGGACGACGAGGGGCCAGCCGATGCCCATCAGTAGTCGGTTCGATCCGGTCATGTTCGCAGCCGCGTACTGCACGTACTCGGGGTTACTGCCGGCGGTGAACGCGTAGTACAGGTCGACCGCGTACTCGGGTAGCACCGCGATCAGAGCGAGGGCCGCGATCGCCAGACCGCCGGAGACGTCGATCTGCGCGGCCTCGGCCGCCCACGCGAGCAGGAAGCTCGCGGCGACAACTGCGGCACCGTAGATCGCCAGAGCCAGAACCGGATTCGGATGCAATCCTCCGAAGCGCAGGATCAGAGCCGGAATGATCAGCACTGCGGTGACGAGCAACGACCGGGTCAATGCGCGGCGATTCGCTTCGGCACGAGTGGGCGACTGCGCCGAGGTGTCCGTGGTCATGACGGGTCCTTCTTGCCAGCGACCGAAGCGCGCTCGACAGCAATCGCGATGCGAGACCTCGGTCGACAACGATGGTGTCGGGCCGAAGGTCTCGCTCGCCGGACACCGCGTCCGGTGGATGACCGGGCGCCCGTGGGCGCCAGTGTGTCGACCATCCGCATCCGCCACCACGTGGCGTGTGGGAACTACTCCCCTTCGCTGACGGCGACCGTACTCACCGTCAGCGGTGTCGCGCAACGTGCCCGAACAGCCAAGATATCGCAGCGCGACAACGAAATTCGATGCGGAGCGGCCCCTGAATTCAGTCTTCGGTCAGTCGATACTTCTCTATCGGTTCCGCTGTGAGGGACACCGGAATGACCCGTACGGTGCTGGTGTCCGGCACACCGCCTACATCGACTTCGGCAACGACGTCAACGACTACGACCTGCTCGAGAACGCCGCAGGGGTCGTGCGCGTCGGCTCGCACTGCAGCCTCGACACGGTTGCGCGCACGTCACCGTCGACGCCGACCCCGCTGCCGTCGCAGCCGAAATCGCACCGAAACCGCAAAAGCGGAGGCGATGGCGCGCTGACCCCGCCCGTGCTGTCCTATGGTGTACTCCACGCCGCACGTTCGGAAACTGAACCGAGGAGAAACATCGTGAAGAACGCTCTCCGCAGCGCGTTGGTAGCGCTGGCCGCAGCCTCCCTCGCCGTCGGATGCTCGAGCTCGGACTCGAGCGGAACAGCGACAACCACCGCCGCCGCCTCGGGCAGTGCGGTCGGTGGCGAGATCACCGTCTTCGCGGCTGCCTCCCTCAAAGCGACCTTCACCGAACTCGGCAAACAGTTCGAGCACGACAACCCCGGCACCGCCGTGAAATTCACCTTCGCCGGATCCTCCGACCTCGTGTCCCAACTGACCCAGGGCGCCCACGGCGATGTCTTCGCCTCGGCCGATCAGGCGAACATGACCAAGGCGGTCGACGCCGGCCTGACCGCCGGTACGCCGACCGATTTCGCCAGCAACACGCTCACGATCGTCACCCCGCCCGGCAATCCGAAGAACATCGCGTCCTTCGCCGACCTCGCCAAGCCCGGCACCCTCGTGGTCGTCTGCGCCCCACAGGTTCCCTGCGGCGCAGCGACGAAGAAGGTCGAGGACACCACCGGCACCACACTGTCCCCGGTCAGCGAGGAATCGTCGGTCACCGACGTCCTCGGCAAGGTCACCACCGGCCAGGCCGACGCCGGACTGGTGTACGTCACCGACGCCGCCGGAGCCGGCGACAAGGTCACCACGGTCGCGTTCCCGGAATCGTCGGGCGCGGTCAACACCTACCCCATCGTGGTGCTCAGCGATTCCGGCAACCAGGCAACCGCGAAGGCATTCGAAGACCTGGTTGCCGGTCCGACCGGCCAGAAGGTCCTCGGCGCGGCAGGATTCGCCGCACCCTGACAGCACGAGTCCCGAGCGTCCCTGATGGATGGCACGATCGGATCATGAATCAACTGACCAGCCGGTTCGTAGGGCGCCTCGATTTCGGCGACGACTCTGTGGTGGGTGCCGTGCTACCTGCTGGAGTGCACGGATTCGGATCGGGCGCCTGGTATGGGATTCACGGTGATGAGGCTCTGACCCAGAGCGAACTCGACAAGGCGGAAGCGGCTCTCCGCGATATGCAGACCCTGGTCGCTGCGGCCTTCGTCGCTTTCACTGCTGAGCTGACCGATCCTCGGTCGACAACGTCGTCGTTTCGCGAGTTTCATGTCGAGGACATCCCCGAAGAGATGGTGTGCGACTTGTTCGACGTCGACACCTGTGAGGTGGTTACCGACGAGGTCTTTCTCGACCACCTGGTCCTCGTCGGCATCACGATCAACCCTGCCGCGACGGAACGCGTCCTCACCCTCGACTTCGCAATCGGCGCTGACAAGCCCACCGATCAGCTGCTTGTCGCCGTGTGGGATCGGAACGACACCATTACCGTCCACCACGAAAGCTGAGCCCGGCGACCGGGACCAGTTGAGAGACCGCGGGCCTCGGTGTCGCTGCGGCGGAGCACCAGCGTGATGCCCTCGCTCTCGACCACCGTTGCCTGTGCATCGGCGATGGCCGGATGTGTCGGATCCTGATCCTATGGTCGGGAAAGCCGTTCGAGCAGCCATGAATTGACGCCGCCGAGCGCCGTCCGGGCCACCCCCGTGGGGTGGCCGGTGAACCCGTGGGGTGACTCGGGGTAGATCCGCAGCTCGACGTCGTTGCCGGCGGCGGACAGTCGCCCTGCCATCGCTAGGTTGTCTTCCAGCAACACGTCCTTGCCCCCGACGACCAGCAGCGTCGGGGGAAGTCCGTGGAGGTCGCCGTAGACAGGAGAGATGTCCGGAACGGTGCGGTCTTCCACATGGCCGGCGTAGGCCTGGATGAAGTACTCGTCGGCGATCCGACGTCCGGCCGGAGTCAGCGCGCTCGAGTCGTAGGTGCCGAATTGCAGTGCGGCGCCGGTGAACTTGCCGACAGCTCCGCGGTCCCTTAGCCGAAGCAGGGTTGCCAGTGCGAGTGTCGCCCCCGCTGATCGCCCCCCGATCACGAGTCGCGTTGATCCGAAACGGGCATCAGCGTGTTCGACGAGCCAGAGCGCCGCCGCTTCACAGTCATCGGGTGCGGCCGGCCACGGGTGCTCGGGTGCCAGCCGGTAGTCGACGCTGACGACGGCGATGCGGAGAGCGTCTGCGAGCTCACGGTTCCGCACGTCGTCTCCCGCTGCGGAGCCCATGTAGAAGCCGCCGCCGTGGATGTCCAGGTAGACGCCCCGCGACCGGCCGTCGGTGGGGGCGCAGATCCTCACCGGCACACGCATTCCCGTGGCTTCGACCATCTCTTCGATCGCCGGCGGATCGGCGGGCGAAGGGGTGGACGTTCTCGCCCGTACGTCCCGCAACTCCTCGAGAGTGCTGGGGCCACGTCCGGCTGGCCTGGAGGCGTAGAAGCTCCGAGCGTCATCGACCTGCTCGGCAGGCACGTCAGCCAACAGATCGTCCAGCCTGAACCGCACGTGCGCTCTCCTCACATTCAGGTGTCTCGACACGACGCTATCGCCACGCCGCACCCGCCACCGTTCAACCCGCCTGGGCTGCGTCGAGCACACTGCGTGAAGACGACCACCGCCTACCGCTGCCGCGCCTTGAGCCGTGGGTCCTTCTTGTTCGGTCCTGCTGCCGTCCGAGGCGGTGACGGTCGAGATCGGCGAGTCCTGGCGACACGTCGAGACCGCGGCGGCGCATCGCGATGCTGCGCGCCGAGCGGGGTGTCTCGCGGCGGGAGTTGGCCGAGGCGCCGGGTGTCCACTATCAGACCGTGGGCTACCTCGAACGCGGCGAGTACAGCCCCAGCCTGCACCTGGCGTTGCGGATCGCCGCCTACTTCGAGGTCGCCGTGGAGGTCGTGTTCTCCACGGCGCCCTTCCCCCGGCTGGGTTCCGGCGCCGAGACCGCCTGAGCGCCGCCGTGCTCGCCGGGACCTGGGGTGGGCGGCTTCGAGTGCGTGGTTCCGCCCCGCCGTCCGACCCTCCTCACTGCCCCCTACGGGTCGAACACTCGATGCACGTGCGCGTCGCGGGCAGTGCGTCGAGTCGGGCCTCCGCGATCGCGTTTCCGCAGTGGATGCAGACGCCGTAGGTGCCGTCCTCGACGCGTCGGAGAGCGTCGTCCAATTCGTCGATCTCGAGTCGAGCGTCTGTCAACAACGCCGAGACCTGCGCTCGTTCGAAGGCGATGGTCGACCCTTCGGGATCGTGCTCGTCGTCGTCGGTCGTCAACTCGGAGCCCTCGACGATCTCTCGGAAACGCCGATTCAGGGCGGCGATGCGACGCTCGGCATCGGCGCGTTCCCGGGTGATGCGCGAGTGGTGCTCCGGGGTGTTCATGTCGGCGTCAACAACGACCGTGCCGTGATCCTTCCGGCTCGACCCATGTCCGGTGACCCTGCCGGGCATGCCGATCTCGCTGTGCGTCCTGGTGTGGACTCTGCCGGGCCCGGAGGACGCGTTGATCGCGCACGAGGACAAGGTGCGAGCGGCCGCTCGAAGAAATTTCGTCGTACCTGTCGATCCGGCGTCTTCCCGTTCGACGTCCTGGGTGAGAGGGTCGATTCGCGACCCGGACGAAGGAGCGATTCCATGAAGTACATGCTGATCATGCGCGTCACCGACGAGGCGATCGAGGCGTCGAAGGACATCCCGTTCGAGCAGATCATCGAAGACATGGGCAAGTACAACGAGGCCATGATGAAGGCCGGTGTGCTGCTCGCCGGCGAGGGGCTCTCGGATGCCGAGGAAGGATTCGTCGTCGACTTCTCCAGCGAGACGCCGCTGGTCACCGACGGGCCGTACGGGGAGACGAAGGAACTGTTCAACGGGTTCTGGATCCTCGAGGTCGCGTCCAAGGAGGAGGCGGCCGAGTGGGCCAAGCGGGCGCCGCTGGGCCCGGGTACGAAGCTCGAGGTGCGCCGGGTGACCGGTGTCGAGGACTTCCCGCAGGACAATGAGTGGGTCCAGAAGGAAGAGGGCTGGCGCGAGGAGCTCGACGGCCGCAAGGCGTGACCGCATGAGCGATTCCCCGACGGAGCACCGCACGGACCCGGTGGAGTCCGCGCGGCGCTCCGTCACGGCGGTGTGGCGCATCGAGTCGGCGCGCATCGTCGCCACGCTCACCCGGACGGTGGGCGACTTCGGCCGTGCCGAGGACCTGGCGCAGGAGGCGCTGGCCGACGCGCTCGCACAGTGGCCCGAGACGGGCGTGCCCGCCAACCCCGGCGCCTGGTTGACGACGGTCGCGAAGCGCAAGGCGATCGACGGCTGGCGCCGGCAGGAGCGCTACGACGAGCGACTGGCGACCATCGCGCACGAGCTCGAGACGGACGACGGGTACGACGAATTGCCGTGGGACCCGGACCGTATCGACGACGACGTGCTCCGCCTCGTGTTCGTCTCGTGCCACCCGGTGCTCTCGCGGGAGGCGCGGGTCGCACTGACTCTGAAGGTGGTCGGCGGTCTGTCGAGCGAGGAGATCGCGCGCGCGTTCCTGGTGCCGACGTCGACGGTGCAGCAGCGCATCGTGCGGGCGAAGAAGACGCTGGCCGCAGCCAAGGTGCCGTTCGTAGTGCCCGACCGTGCCGAGTTCGGCGCGCGGCTCGGCGCCGTTCTCGGGGTGCTGTATCTCGTGTTCAACGAGGGGCATGCGGCGAGTGCCGGCGACGCGTGGATGCGGCCCGACCTCAGCCGCGAGGCCCTGCGCCTCGGCCGCAGCCTGGCCGAACTCGTGCCCGGCGAACCCGAGGTGCACGGTCTGGTCGCGCTGATGGAACTCACCGCGGCCCGCTTCCCGGCGCGCCTCGACGCGAACGGCGACCCGGTGCTGCTCGCCGACCAGGACCGGCGGCGGTGGGACCGCGGTGCCGTCGTGCGCGGACGCACCGCGCTGGCCCGCGCCGACGCGCTCGGGCGCGGCCGCGGAGCGTACGGGCTGCAGGCGGCGATCGCGGAATGTCACGACGTCGCGGCGTCGGTCGACGACACCGACTGGGAACGGATCGTGCTCCTGTACGAGGCGCTGGGCCGCCTCGCCCCGTCACCGGTCGTCGACCTCAACCGCGCGGTGGCCGTCG
This genomic stretch from Prescottella soli harbors:
- a CDS encoding RNA polymerase sigma factor; this encodes MSDSPTEHRTDPVESARRSVTAVWRIESARIVATLTRTVGDFGRAEDLAQEALADALAQWPETGVPANPGAWLTTVAKRKAIDGWRRQERYDERLATIAHELETDDGYDELPWDPDRIDDDVLRLVFVSCHPVLSREARVALTLKVVGGLSSEEIARAFLVPTSTVQQRIVRAKKTLAAAKVPFVVPDRAEFGARLGAVLGVLYLVFNEGHAASAGDAWMRPDLSREALRLGRSLAELVPGEPEVHGLVALMELTAARFPARLDANGDPVLLADQDRRRWDRGAVVRGRTALARADALGRGRGAYGLQAAIAECHDVAASVDDTDWERIVLLYEALGRLAPSPVVDLNRAVAVAMATGPDAALAIVDGLVADGRLAGYRLLPATRAELLVRAGRPTEARAEFEAAARLTGNERERKLLMDRAAALASGE
- a CDS encoding sodium:proton exchanger, with the protein product MTTDTSAQSPTRAEANRRALTRSLLVTAVLIIPALILRFGGLHPNPVLALAIYGAAVVAASFLLAWAAEAAQIDVSGGLAIAALALIAVLPEYAVDLYYAFTAGSNPEYVQYAAANMTGSNRLLMGIGWPLVVLVSLAVAKKVTGKKATSLALEPSNRVELGFLLIAGVIAFVIPATGHIHLVLGVALLAWFGFYLYKLTRGDVEEPDLIGTAAAIGEMPDHARRTTVIALFVMAAGVILACAEPFANSLIDAGTELAIDRFLLVQWLAPLASEAPEFIIAIIFATRGKGTAAIATLVSSKVNQWTLLVGSLPIAYMAGGGGASLALDGRQVEEVLLTATQTMMGVALILALRFGRYSAWALMALFLVQFPITSTHGRLILCGVYAAIAAVALIVNRKHLWPTLRAPFVDHATVHGGPLHTSEQPLPANQQHVG
- a CDS encoding DUF2004 domain-containing protein, giving the protein MNQLTSRFVGRLDFGDDSVVGAVLPAGVHGFGSGAWYGIHGDEALTQSELDKAEAALRDMQTLVAAAFVAFTAELTDPRSTTSSFREFHVEDIPEEMVCDLFDVDTCEVVTDEVFLDHLVLVGITINPAATERVLTLDFAIGADKPTDQLLVAVWDRNDTITVHHES
- a CDS encoding alpha/beta hydrolase, with protein sequence MRFRLDDLLADVPAEQVDDARSFYASRPAGRGPSTLEELRDVRARTSTPSPADPPAIEEMVEATGMRVPVRICAPTDGRSRGVYLDIHGGGFYMGSAAGDDVRNRELADALRIAVVSVDYRLAPEHPWPAAPDDCEAAALWLVEHADARFGSTRLVIGGRSAGATLALATLLRLRDRGAVGKFTGAALQFGTYDSSALTPAGRRIADEYFIQAYAGHVEDRTVPDISPVYGDLHGLPPTLLVVGGKDVLLEDNLAMAGRLSAAGNDVELRIYPESPHGFTGHPTGVARTALGGVNSWLLERLSRP
- a CDS encoding zinc-dependent alcohol dehydrogenase family protein, producing MRAIQIEQFGDPAQVLRVVDIEEPPPPGPHEVLLGVEVSPLNKHDLLVVTGMLARPPLPHVPGAEGVARVLATGAEVDGLQVGDLVVIPLYAGAWRERLVVPAEGLFALPAGGSIEQYSMLGSNPPTAGLMLSECTPLQPGDWVVQNAANSGVGRSLIALARLRGLKTINLVRNDATFAELTEAGADVVHVDDPDAVGDVRAVIGDARVALAAEAVGGPGVARLLELLSDGGWLVSYSWARDEPMWVATSTLVGKHLTVRGFFIGDFDYRDKVVPVIREAAPLVADGALVVPVAGVYPLEDIQDAVQHLLRGGKILLKVAGR
- a CDS encoding YciI family protein, producing MKYMLIMRVTDEAIEASKDIPFEQIIEDMGKYNEAMMKAGVLLAGEGLSDAEEGFVVDFSSETPLVTDGPYGETKELFNGFWILEVASKEEAAEWAKRAPLGPGTKLEVRRVTGVEDFPQDNEWVQKEEGWREELDGRKA
- a CDS encoding helix-turn-helix transcriptional regulator, with product MLRAERGVSRRELAEAPGVHYQTVGYLERGEYSPSLHLALRIAAYFEVAVEVVFSTAPFPRLGSGAETA
- the modA gene encoding molybdate ABC transporter substrate-binding protein, with the translated sequence MKNALRSALVALAAASLAVGCSSSDSSGTATTTAAASGSAVGGEITVFAAASLKATFTELGKQFEHDNPGTAVKFTFAGSSDLVSQLTQGAHGDVFASADQANMTKAVDAGLTAGTPTDFASNTLTIVTPPGNPKNIASFADLAKPGTLVVVCAPQVPCGAATKKVEDTTGTTLSPVSEESSVTDVLGKVTTGQADAGLVYVTDAAGAGDKVTTVAFPESSGAVNTYPIVVLSDSGNQATAKAFEDLVAGPTGQKVLGAAGFAAP
- a CDS encoding TraR/DksA family transcriptional regulator, giving the protein MNTPEHHSRITRERADAERRIAALNRRFREIVEGSELTTDDDEHDPEGSTIAFERAQVSALLTDARLEIDELDDALRRVEDGTYGVCIHCGNAIAEARLDALPATRTCIECSTRRGQ